In Zea mays cultivar B73 chromosome 7, Zm-B73-REFERENCE-NAM-5.0, whole genome shotgun sequence, the following proteins share a genomic window:
- the LOC100282638 gene encoding uncharacterized protein isoform X1 produces MSSGGVKDFYRQKKKGGVAKTASSSKNKTRHYTGGASVGASDAAQTSALVSHGSWDLKDDFGDEEEQLRQFDVDMKFGPCIGVTRLQRWERASAMGLQPPAHLRDLLLHAASTKNRGGGSPSVECLWEGKV; encoded by the exons ATGTCGTCTGGTGGTGTGAAAGATTTTTACCGGCAGAAAAAGAAAGGAGGCGTGGCGAAGACAGCTTCATCCTCAAAGAATAAGACACGGCATTACACTGGTGGGGCTTCTGTTGGTGCCTCAGATGCAGCTCAGACATCAGCTCTAGTTTCTCATGGCTCCTGGGATCTCAAAG ATGACTTTGGTGATGAAGAAGAGCAGCTGCGACAGTTTGACGTGGACATGAAGTTTGGTCCTTGCATCGGTGTTACTCGGCTTCAGCGCTGGGAGCGAGCCTCTGCCATGGGCCTCCAGCCACCAGCTCATCTCCGGGACCTCCTACTGCACGCGGCATCGACAAAGAATCGCGGTGGCGGTAGCCCCTCTGTCGAGTGCCTTTGGGAGGGTAAAGTCTAG